A region from the Corynebacterium halotolerans YIM 70093 = DSM 44683 genome encodes:
- a CDS encoding Nramp family divalent metal transporter, translated as MAAATAVGAGDMVATMIAGQRYGYALLWACIAGTIMKIVLVEGAGRYTLATGNTIFHGWSKLGRWTSWYFAPYIVIWGVVYGAAGMSGAGLAMQALFPGTSLTMWAILTGLLCFGLMWLGKYRMFEKIIAVLVGVMFVTVVGIATLSLRNLPEILTGLVPTVPDGSFVYVLSLAGGVGGTITLAAYGYWLREKGWYTPKWMKVMRLDNAVAYIITGVFVMAMLILGADMLYSANLTVADNDQGLVDLSNVLADRYGETMSVIFLIGFLAAAVSSVLGVWNGVSLMFADYVGHLKKLPADHPHIQAGGRYYRIYLAWLTFPPMLLLLLGQPTALIIAYGVLGALFMPFLGLTLLILLNTKLTPKNWRNGWLTNTLMAIISVAFVYLCATQLVGLFN; from the coding sequence GTGGCTGCCGCAACCGCCGTGGGAGCCGGCGACATGGTGGCCACGATGATCGCGGGACAGCGATACGGATACGCACTGCTGTGGGCCTGTATCGCAGGCACAATCATGAAGATCGTCCTCGTGGAGGGGGCCGGCCGTTACACCCTCGCCACGGGCAACACGATCTTCCACGGGTGGAGCAAGCTGGGCCGCTGGACCTCCTGGTACTTTGCCCCCTACATCGTGATCTGGGGCGTCGTCTACGGTGCTGCCGGTATGTCCGGCGCCGGACTCGCCATGCAGGCTCTCTTCCCGGGCACCAGCCTGACCATGTGGGCGATCCTGACGGGTCTCCTCTGCTTCGGGCTCATGTGGCTCGGCAAATACCGGATGTTCGAGAAGATCATCGCAGTTCTCGTTGGTGTTATGTTCGTGACCGTCGTGGGCATCGCCACGCTGTCTCTGCGGAATTTGCCGGAGATCCTGACAGGTCTCGTCCCCACCGTCCCGGACGGATCTTTTGTCTATGTCCTCTCGCTCGCCGGTGGTGTCGGCGGCACGATCACCTTGGCCGCCTACGGGTACTGGCTGCGTGAGAAGGGCTGGTACACGCCGAAGTGGATGAAGGTCATGCGACTGGACAACGCCGTCGCCTACATCATCACCGGTGTCTTCGTCATGGCCATGCTGATCCTGGGCGCGGACATGCTCTACAGCGCGAATCTGACGGTCGCGGATAACGACCAAGGGCTTGTCGACCTGTCCAACGTGTTGGCGGACCGTTACGGCGAGACCATGTCCGTCATTTTCCTGATCGGCTTCCTGGCAGCGGCAGTTTCCTCCGTCCTCGGCGTGTGGAACGGTGTGTCCCTGATGTTCGCGGATTACGTCGGGCACCTGAAGAAGCTGCCGGCTGATCATCCCCACATCCAGGCTGGCGGTCGTTATTACCGTATTTACCTGGCATGGCTGACGTTCCCTCCGATGCTGCTCCTGCTCCTCGGGCAGCCGACCGCGCTGATCATCGCCTATGGCGTCCTGGGCGCGCTCTTCATGCCGTTCCTCGGACTGACCCTGCTGATCCTGCTCAACACGAAACTGACGCCGAAGAACTGGCGCAACGGCTGGCTCACCAACACGTTGATGGCCATTATCTCCGTCGCTTTCGTGTATCTGTGCGCCACGCAGCTCGTCGGGCTGTTCAACTAG
- a CDS encoding sulfite exporter TauE/SafE family protein has protein sequence MYLALLFLILIIGSCLQRVSGMGLGLVAGPFLAVFFGPVEGILVINVLAFINAAMTTLTVRKYVDWCKVALISSVLIFGSVPAALLIRVVSPGVLQVLVGGLLLVALAVVTFGQSRIPRASGRIPAVTAGVVGGFMNTLAGIAGPAITVYAQMARWDQRTYAATLQPIFMVAGAISFIIKLLMAAATLHVDWRIWPVGVAAMLIGIGSGIIVSKYVAKKQARRIALALAAGGGLIAVVRGAMSLV, from the coding sequence CTGTATCTCGCCTTGTTGTTCTTAATCCTCATCATCGGCTCGTGCCTTCAACGGGTCTCCGGGATGGGGCTAGGCCTCGTCGCCGGACCGTTCCTGGCCGTGTTTTTCGGGCCGGTGGAGGGGATCCTCGTCATCAACGTGTTGGCGTTCATCAACGCCGCGATGACGACGTTAACGGTCCGGAAGTACGTGGACTGGTGCAAAGTGGCGCTGATTTCATCCGTCCTCATCTTCGGCTCGGTGCCTGCCGCTCTGCTTATCCGGGTAGTTTCTCCGGGCGTGCTGCAGGTGCTGGTCGGTGGCCTGCTCCTGGTCGCGTTGGCCGTGGTGACATTTGGCCAGTCCCGAATTCCCAGGGCTAGCGGCAGGATCCCGGCAGTAACCGCGGGGGTGGTCGGCGGCTTCATGAACACCCTCGCGGGTATCGCGGGCCCGGCGATTACCGTTTATGCGCAGATGGCACGGTGGGATCAGCGCACTTATGCGGCCACACTGCAACCGATTTTCATGGTGGCCGGCGCTATCTCGTTCATCATCAAGCTGCTGATGGCGGCAGCGACATTGCACGTGGACTGGCGAATTTGGCCTGTCGGTGTAGCGGCGATGCTCATCGGCATCGGATCCGGAATCATCGTGAGCAAATACGTGGCCAAGAAGCAGGCCCGCCGCATCGCACTGGCGCTGGCGGCAGGCGGCGGGCTTATCGCCGTGGTCCGTGGAGCGATGAGTCTGGTATAG
- a CDS encoding UTP--glucose-1-phosphate uridylyltransferase, protein MNMSSDETPSGVKTVVVPAAGMGTRFLPATKTVPKELLPVVDTPGIELIAEEASVLGASRLAIITAPNKPELLRHFGQFPNLVDTLTERGKDEQVAKVRRAGDLIEPVAVEQAKPLGLGHAVGLAESVLDADEDAFAVMLPDDLVLPMGVMEKMAKVRAELGGSVLCAFEVDPEEVYNYGVFDVVEIEEGADLPADQVKRVKGMVEKPDPADAPSNFVAAGRYLLDRAVFDALGRIEPGKGGELQLTDAIELMIKEGHPVHVVVHDGKRHDLGNPAGYIPACVDFGLSHPKYGPGLKKAITAILAEHEAAESAEAVTVFA, encoded by the coding sequence ATGAACATGTCGAGTGACGAGACGCCCTCCGGGGTGAAGACGGTTGTTGTTCCCGCTGCCGGTATGGGGACGAGGTTTCTGCCCGCGACCAAGACGGTGCCGAAGGAACTGCTGCCGGTGGTCGACACCCCGGGTATCGAGCTGATCGCGGAGGAGGCCTCCGTGCTGGGTGCCTCGCGGCTGGCGATCATCACCGCGCCGAACAAGCCGGAGCTGCTGCGTCATTTCGGACAGTTCCCCAATCTGGTGGACACCCTGACCGAGCGCGGCAAGGACGAGCAGGTCGCGAAGGTCCGCCGGGCCGGGGATCTGATCGAGCCGGTGGCCGTGGAGCAGGCCAAGCCGTTGGGGCTGGGGCATGCGGTGGGGTTGGCGGAGTCGGTGCTGGATGCCGATGAGGATGCCTTTGCGGTCATGCTGCCGGATGATCTGGTGCTGCCGATGGGGGTGATGGAGAAGATGGCGAAGGTGCGTGCCGAGCTGGGTGGTTCGGTGCTGTGTGCCTTCGAGGTCGATCCGGAGGAGGTCTACAACTACGGGGTCTTCGATGTCGTGGAGATCGAGGAGGGGGCGGATCTGCCGGCCGATCAGGTCAAGCGGGTCAAGGGCATGGTGGAGAAGCCGGATCCGGCGGATGCCCCGTCGAATTTCGTGGCTGCGGGCCGTTACCTGCTGGATCGGGCGGTGTTCGACGCGCTGGGCCGGATTGAGCCGGGCAAGGGCGGGGAGCTGCAGCTGACGGATGCGATTGAACTGATGATCAAGGAGGGGCATCCGGTCCACGTCGTGGTTCACGACGGTAAGCGTCATGATCTGGGTAATCCAGCCGGTTATATCCCGGCGTGCGTGGATTTCGGTCTGTCGCACCCGAAGTACGGCCCGGGTCTGAAGAAGGCGATCACCGCCATCCTCGCCGAGCACGAGGCCGCCGAGTCCGCCGAGGCCGTAACCGTTTTCGCCTGA
- a CDS encoding CPBP family intramembrane glutamic endopeptidase — MLLQRLRRSRLRATPFLSVPALGFFRLNAHQRILLRDLLTVASIGVGLVAINITAHFTTAASWFLTMPAGVLVLVGIAKVLGLSWHDLGLSQRTLRKGLIYGGAAAASVATLVGLGLVLPTTREFFLNDAYSSMRTALLAAFILIPLQTVIPEELAFRGALHGSLARLGGARAVFIGGSVLFGLWHVASSLNLTASNSGLTALLGSGTVAQWAGVGLAVVATSVAGAGFTWLRHHTGSVIAPIALHWALNAVGALAAAAAWQFA, encoded by the coding sequence ATGTTGCTTCAGCGCTTGCGCCGATCACGGCTACGCGCCACGCCATTCCTGAGTGTTCCAGCTCTTGGGTTTTTCCGGCTGAATGCCCATCAACGCATCCTGTTGCGCGATCTGCTCACGGTGGCGTCGATCGGTGTCGGGCTCGTAGCCATCAATATCACCGCGCACTTCACCACCGCCGCCTCCTGGTTCCTCACCATGCCGGCCGGTGTGCTGGTTCTCGTCGGCATCGCGAAGGTGTTGGGCCTGTCGTGGCATGATCTCGGGCTCTCCCAGCGGACGCTGCGCAAGGGCCTAATCTACGGCGGTGCGGCGGCCGCGAGCGTCGCCACGCTGGTCGGCCTCGGCCTGGTGCTGCCGACCACCCGCGAGTTCTTCCTCAATGACGCCTACAGCTCCATGCGGACCGCGCTGCTCGCAGCGTTTATCCTCATTCCCTTGCAGACTGTGATTCCAGAGGAGTTGGCCTTCCGTGGAGCGCTGCATGGATCGCTGGCCCGTCTTGGTGGCGCTCGTGCTGTCTTCATCGGCGGTTCGGTGCTGTTCGGCCTGTGGCATGTGGCCAGCTCGCTGAACCTGACGGCCTCCAATTCCGGGCTGACCGCCTTGCTGGGGTCCGGGACGGTCGCACAGTGGGCGGGCGTGGGCCTGGCGGTGGTCGCGACGTCGGTAGCCGGTGCCGGCTTCACCTGGCTGCGGCACCACACGGGCAGCGTCATCGCACCCATAGCCCTGCACTGGGCGTTGAACGCGGTGGGCGCGCTCGCCGCCGCGGCCGCCTGGCAGTTCGCGTAG
- a CDS encoding TOTE conflict system archaeo-eukaryotic primase domain-containing protein yields MTDGRQETLERLHRRVEQLGRELAEVRRELAELQSAGGGDDAGVAKGEASASEVSALSDPRAKIELFLKRFVGRRDVYAQRWTSRKTGKSGWSPGVRGGFYSKDTPSRDHLPLTPEVIDAHLRMGGPHAGLYVMLPGDMCQVLVCDFDDGSWREDAAAYAAACREHRVDALAEISRSGEGAHVWIFFDTPVPAATARAMGFRLLREAMSRRPAMGLESYDRFFPAQDTLSTGARGQARLGNLIALPLNGDCRKQGTTVFADVDTWEPLDDQFAALAGVELVSREKVEALAEAPGRGFGPRPERIRRPTRAEVKSHRAAAKGRTVTLSVDNMVHLPVAGLPGVVISELKHRASLPNPEFYRRQAQRFSTFGVPRVVIRFEHDESELRLPRGLLDEAQDVLEDAGYTVEVSWLPRAASDIAVAFRGELRASQSSVVEAAVSHRTGVIVAPPGTGKTVMACALIAERKTPTAVIVNRAELAIQWRERLTTFLDVGDDEIGQLGSGRRKLTGKIDVIMLQSISRKDSDPLILEDYGQIIVDECHNIAAPAAEGALNQVAAPYWLGLTATPFRSDKMDEIITMQCGPIRHRMDVDVAAEQRYVKIHHTEFVSEADTGDRGAIQDVYNELAEDSARNRLIVEQVRWPWGRGGAVWCWSTG; encoded by the coding sequence ATGACGGACGGGCGGCAGGAGACTCTCGAGCGGTTGCACCGGCGCGTCGAGCAGCTCGGGCGGGAGCTGGCCGAGGTGCGCCGGGAACTGGCGGAGCTGCAGTCCGCGGGCGGTGGGGACGACGCGGGCGTCGCGAAGGGGGAGGCGTCGGCAAGCGAGGTCTCGGCGCTGTCGGATCCGCGGGCGAAGATCGAGCTGTTCCTCAAGCGGTTCGTCGGGCGGCGGGACGTCTACGCCCAGCGGTGGACGAGCAGGAAGACAGGCAAGAGCGGCTGGTCGCCTGGGGTGCGCGGAGGGTTTTACTCGAAGGACACGCCATCGCGTGATCACCTGCCGCTGACCCCCGAGGTGATCGACGCCCACTTGCGGATGGGCGGTCCTCATGCCGGTCTGTACGTGATGCTGCCAGGCGATATGTGCCAGGTGCTGGTCTGCGATTTCGACGACGGCTCTTGGCGCGAGGACGCCGCGGCGTATGCGGCCGCGTGCCGCGAGCACCGGGTGGATGCCCTCGCCGAGATCTCGCGGTCGGGCGAGGGTGCGCACGTGTGGATCTTCTTCGATACCCCGGTTCCGGCGGCCACGGCGCGGGCCATGGGCTTTCGCCTGCTTCGGGAGGCGATGAGCCGGCGTCCGGCGATGGGCCTGGAGTCCTACGACCGCTTCTTCCCTGCGCAGGACACGCTGTCCACCGGGGCGCGGGGCCAGGCGCGGTTGGGCAACCTCATCGCGCTGCCGCTGAACGGGGACTGTCGGAAGCAGGGGACCACCGTGTTCGCCGATGTGGACACGTGGGAGCCGTTGGACGACCAGTTCGCGGCGCTGGCGGGCGTCGAACTGGTGAGTAGGGAGAAGGTGGAGGCGCTGGCCGAGGCACCTGGGCGGGGGTTCGGGCCACGACCGGAACGCATCCGGCGTCCCACCCGGGCCGAGGTGAAGAGCCACCGGGCGGCTGCGAAGGGCAGGACAGTGACGCTGAGCGTGGACAATATGGTCCACCTGCCGGTGGCGGGGCTGCCGGGTGTGGTGATCTCCGAACTCAAGCACCGGGCCTCGCTGCCCAACCCGGAGTTCTACCGTCGGCAGGCCCAGCGGTTCTCCACCTTCGGGGTGCCCCGGGTGGTGATCCGCTTCGAACACGACGAGTCGGAATTGCGGCTCCCGCGTGGGCTGCTGGATGAGGCGCAGGACGTGCTCGAGGACGCCGGCTACACGGTGGAGGTGTCGTGGCTGCCCCGTGCGGCGTCGGATATTGCGGTGGCGTTCCGGGGTGAGCTGCGGGCCTCGCAGTCGTCCGTGGTGGAGGCGGCCGTCAGTCACCGCACCGGGGTGATCGTCGCCCCGCCGGGGACCGGCAAGACTGTGATGGCGTGCGCACTCATCGCGGAGCGGAAGACACCCACGGCCGTGATCGTCAACCGCGCCGAGCTGGCCATCCAGTGGCGGGAGCGGCTGACGACGTTCCTCGATGTGGGTGACGATGAGATCGGGCAGTTGGGATCGGGACGCCGGAAACTGACCGGGAAGATCGACGTGATCATGCTGCAGTCGATCAGCCGGAAGGACTCGGATCCGCTGATCCTGGAGGACTACGGGCAGATCATCGTCGACGAGTGCCACAATATCGCCGCCCCGGCGGCCGAGGGAGCGCTCAACCAGGTGGCCGCTCCATACTGGCTCGGGTTGACCGCCACGCCCTTCCGCTCGGACAAGATGGACGAGATCATCACCATGCAGTGCGGACCCATTCGTCACCGCATGGACGTGGACGTGGCGGCCGAGCAGCGGTACGTGAAGATTCACCACACGGAGTTCGTCAGTGAGGCGGATACCGGGGACCGCGGGGCGATCCAGGACGTCTACAACGAACTGGCGGAGGACTCGGCACGGAACCGGTTGATCGTGGAGCAGGTGCGCTGGCCGTGGGGGAGGGGCGGCGCTGTCTGGTGCTGGTCAACCGGCTGA
- a CDS encoding calcium/sodium antiporter, producing the protein MDLLDVGRIIGGLVLLILGGEFLVRGASALARRVGISSLVVGLTVVSAATSAPELAITIGAVLSDEPGLAVGNVVGSNIVNILFILGISALVLPLAVTRGLVRFDVPLMVAMSVGLLLMSLDGVVSAVDGLILFCVVVAHTVLTIVISRRSARSSVGVGGSAGDSSDADVAGEDEKPPVASAGKSLLLVVFGIALLVGGANLLVEGAVNIATTLGISSLVVGLTVVAIGTSLPELVTSITAVRRGERDIAVGNIVGSNIFNIGVVLGLPALISLEGIPVSGAAVALDIPVMLATSIALLPIAFTGFVIARWEGAIFLGLYLAYTGYLILAATEHDALEGFTAVMAWFVLPLVAVTLIAFTSYEIGLRKGQRNLTSTN; encoded by the coding sequence ATGGACCTTCTGGATGTGGGACGGATCATTGGCGGACTGGTGCTGTTGATCCTGGGCGGGGAGTTCCTGGTGCGGGGTGCTTCAGCGCTGGCCCGTCGCGTGGGAATCTCCTCGCTGGTGGTCGGACTTACCGTGGTTTCAGCGGCCACGTCCGCACCGGAACTGGCGATCACCATCGGTGCCGTACTGAGTGACGAGCCCGGACTGGCCGTCGGAAACGTGGTCGGCAGTAACATCGTCAACATCCTGTTCATCCTCGGGATCTCCGCCCTGGTCCTCCCCTTGGCCGTCACGCGCGGACTGGTGCGGTTCGATGTGCCCCTGATGGTCGCCATGTCGGTGGGACTGCTCCTCATGTCTCTCGACGGAGTGGTCAGCGCGGTCGACGGGTTGATCCTGTTCTGCGTGGTGGTCGCGCACACGGTGCTGACGATCGTCATCAGCCGGCGCAGCGCACGATCATCCGTCGGCGTCGGGGGGTCCGCCGGTGATTCGTCTGACGCAGACGTCGCTGGGGAGGACGAAAAACCACCTGTCGCGTCGGCCGGCAAGTCCCTCCTGCTCGTGGTATTCGGGATCGCCCTCCTGGTGGGCGGGGCCAACCTGCTCGTCGAAGGGGCAGTCAACATCGCCACCACGCTGGGCATCAGTAGCCTCGTGGTCGGATTGACCGTCGTCGCCATCGGCACGTCCCTGCCCGAACTGGTGACCTCCATCACCGCGGTGCGCCGCGGCGAACGCGACATCGCCGTGGGCAACATCGTGGGCAGCAACATCTTCAACATCGGAGTGGTGCTCGGGCTGCCCGCCCTGATTTCCCTCGAGGGCATCCCGGTCTCCGGTGCCGCAGTGGCCCTCGACATTCCGGTGATGCTGGCCACCTCGATCGCCCTGCTGCCCATCGCCTTCACAGGCTTTGTGATAGCGCGCTGGGAGGGTGCCATCTTCCTCGGCCTCTACCTCGCGTATACCGGTTATCTCATCCTCGCTGCCACCGAGCATGACGCGCTGGAGGGGTTCACGGCCGTCATGGCATGGTTTGTCCTCCCACTGGTGGCCGTCACCCTGATCGCCTTCACCTCCTACGAAATCGGGTTGAGGAAGGGGCAAAGAAACCTCACCAGTACGAACTGA